Proteins from a single region of Candidatus Scalindua japonica:
- a CDS encoding tetratricopeptide repeat protein — MNKKNLSRRWFMKGCMYDRVGSRREKSIDAYKKSIKYDDKHTDAYVNLGFIYLAGNDYEKAAKCFQDVAELEPENPEAFNNLGYSYEKMERFGCARQAYKKASGLDPGNVETMLNIAKVQELEGNYHGAVKQYNKAIKQDPDNISPRFCLAVLYDSYDMFDEALEEYKGVLERDPDHLKALLNMGNLYVQLGDYGQAIKLLKRVMTLEPDNTDACDRLGAVYKSVENYAEAAEAYKRLLSLDPFQEETHMELAETQYFQYRSKLNGVKKEEVRQRLDFVLTINPNNGRGKQLLKELLKDDIIPDNGLSLTQY, encoded by the coding sequence ATGAATAAAAAGAACCTGTCTCGAAGATGGTTTATGAAAGGGTGTATGTATGATCGTGTTGGTTCGAGACGTGAAAAATCGATAGATGCCTATAAGAAAAGCATAAAATATGATGACAAACATACTGATGCTTATGTGAATTTGGGATTTATTTATCTTGCGGGAAACGATTATGAGAAGGCTGCAAAATGCTTTCAGGACGTAGCGGAACTCGAACCTGAAAATCCTGAGGCATTCAATAATCTGGGATATTCGTACGAAAAAATGGAACGGTTCGGCTGTGCAAGGCAGGCGTACAAGAAGGCATCCGGTCTTGACCCTGGAAATGTTGAGACCATGCTTAATATTGCGAAAGTACAGGAACTGGAGGGGAATTATCACGGTGCTGTCAAGCAATATAATAAAGCAATTAAACAGGACCCTGATAATATCTCACCGCGCTTCTGTCTTGCAGTGCTATATGACAGTTATGATATGTTTGACGAAGCGCTGGAGGAGTACAAGGGTGTCCTTGAAAGAGATCCTGATCATTTAAAGGCTCTTTTGAATATGGGGAACCTGTATGTACAGCTAGGTGATTATGGCCAGGCAATAAAACTGCTTAAAAGGGTGATGACATTGGAACCCGATAATACAGATGCCTGTGACCGTCTGGGCGCAGTTTATAAGAGTGTTGAAAATTACGCTGAAGCTGCAGAAGCTTACAAAAGATTACTTTCTCTTGATCCATTTCAGGAAGAAACACATATGGAACTTGCGGAAACACAATATTTTCAATATCGTTCAAAGTTAAATGGGGTTAAAAAAGAAGAAGTCAGGCAGAGACTTGATTTTGTTTTAACTATTAACCCGAATAACGGAAGGGGGAAGCAGCTCCTTAAGGAGCTGCTAAAAGACGATATAATACCGGATAACGGATTATCCTTAACTCAGTATTAA
- a CDS encoding EI24 domain-containing protein, whose amino-acid sequence MNTIPRKIHFPRTRSLWFGLSLPYRALKLIFRNKSLLFWSALPLALTFILFIYGISQLQDWAISLLQEYIARLGFDPASLIGRFFLLSGKMILWMVAALTFIFTSSIVASPFNDILAERSERVTEIPLPTVTKKTLKTHVKLIGIDLFKTATAFIAAVFAIMFCWVPIVNIFAFILAFLLVTFQYISYPQTRRSIGLRQGAKFLWRHIYACTGFGAIFTFLFAIPFLSSFILPLAVVGGTLLAARAPGSSQLSPLK is encoded by the coding sequence ATGAATACAATTCCACGTAAAATACATTTTCCCAGGACCCGCTCCCTGTGGTTCGGGCTTAGCCTTCCCTACCGGGCCCTCAAGCTGATATTCAGGAACAAATCGCTGCTGTTCTGGAGTGCTCTTCCGCTTGCATTGACATTTATACTTTTTATCTATGGAATAAGCCAACTGCAGGACTGGGCAATTTCGCTCCTGCAAGAGTATATTGCAAGGCTCGGCTTCGACCCCGCCAGTCTGATCGGCAGGTTTTTTTTGTTGTCCGGAAAAATGATATTATGGATGGTCGCGGCTTTAACATTTATTTTTACCAGTAGTATTGTGGCCTCTCCCTTTAACGATATATTAGCAGAAAGGTCCGAAAGGGTTACGGAAATCCCATTGCCGACGGTTACAAAAAAAACGCTGAAAACTCACGTTAAACTTATCGGAATAGACCTGTTTAAGACAGCAACTGCCTTCATTGCCGCGGTCTTTGCTATAATGTTCTGCTGGGTACCGATTGTAAATATATTTGCGTTTATACTCGCTTTTTTACTTGTCACTTTCCAATATATCAGTTACCCGCAAACCAGAAGGAGTATTGGCCTCCGGCAGGGCGCTAAATTTCTGTGGCGTCACATTTATGCCTGTACCGGGTTTGGAGCAATATTTACATTCCTTTTTGCAATTCCGTTTTTGTCTAGTTTTATACTACCGCTGGCAGTAGTTGGAGGTACGCTCCTGGCGGCAAGAGCGCCGGGATCATCGCAGCTATCACCGCTTAAATAA
- a CDS encoding M23 family metallopeptidase, producing MKSKENKIPESTFATSFLRHNNGFHIYEFKEWVFYPGMLFQDTEAWWKNNGLRPAPHEGIDFCYYRDKTGQVRHVGNGTKIPVMYTGDIVYIHDDFLGKSIYIKHSFKDKSGKTLHTVYGHTKPGNNQDLGKRVYEGDIIAEVAATSENSRIHPHIHITMAWIPESLPCNQLNWESIGNSRYITLCNPLKYI from the coding sequence ATGAAATCTAAAGAAAATAAGATACCAGAATCAACATTCGCAACATCTTTTTTAAGACATAATAACGGTTTCCACATATACGAATTCAAGGAGTGGGTCTTTTATCCCGGAATGCTATTCCAGGATACCGAAGCATGGTGGAAGAATAATGGGCTTAGACCTGCACCTCATGAAGGAATAGACTTCTGCTATTACAGAGACAAGACAGGACAGGTCCGTCATGTTGGCAATGGGACAAAAATCCCGGTAATGTATACCGGAGATATAGTCTACATCCACGATGATTTTCTGGGAAAATCAATATATATAAAACATAGCTTTAAAGACAAAAGCGGAAAGACACTGCACACTGTTTACGGGCATACTAAACCAGGAAATAACCAGGATTTGGGAAAAAGAGTATATGAAGGAGATATCATTGCAGAGGTTGCGGCAACATCAGAAAATAGCAGGATCCATCCACACATCCACATCACAATGGCATGGATCCCGGAATCTTTACCCTGTAATCAACTCAATTGGGAATCAATAGGGAACTCCCGATATATAACTCTTTGTAATCCTCTGAAGTATATCTAA
- a CDS encoding MBL fold metallo-hydrolase, with the protein MMTNFIFKRFTVGSYGINGFLIADPETRTGVFIDPGGFCTEIDDFMQDQKIQLKFLFFTHGHWDHTEGLPDFNSRYKTQSYAGHGEVQGAEHQLQGAEIIKVGNLKFQAISIQGHTPHGIAFYGHGCVFTGDALMCGSIGGTGSTKAAKCQIKHVRERIFTLPDETLVFPAHGPMTTVGIEKNSNPFF; encoded by the coding sequence ATGATGACCAACTTCATATTCAAAAGATTTACCGTGGGGAGTTACGGAATCAACGGCTTTCTCATAGCTGATCCTGAAACCAGAACCGGAGTATTTATTGATCCGGGCGGTTTCTGTACCGAAATCGATGATTTTATGCAGGATCAGAAAATACAGCTCAAATTTCTTTTTTTTACACACGGTCATTGGGATCATACCGAAGGGCTGCCGGATTTCAACAGCCGTTATAAAACCCAGAGCTATGCTGGCCATGGAGAAGTCCAGGGCGCAGAACACCAGTTACAGGGAGCCGAAATAATCAAAGTCGGCAACTTAAAATTCCAGGCTATCTCCATACAGGGTCATACCCCGCATGGAATTGCATTTTATGGACACGGATGCGTATTTACGGGAGACGCTCTCATGTGCGGTTCGATTGGTGGAACCGGTTCTACCAAAGCGGCAAAATGCCAGATCAAGCATGTCCGAGAACGTATCTTTACGCTGCCGGATGAGACTCTTGTATTTCCTGCCCACGGCCCTATGACTACGGTCGGGATCGAAAAAAACAGCAATCCCTTCTTTTAA
- a CDS encoding pentapeptide repeat-containing protein has product MQKNSKRKVLIHETLPGRDLKREDMSGRCLIDSTVQSIKLLDGRSRFIRARNTRFQNIAIDQTLCDRGYYQECNWGNLQIQDSFITENHFSGCRFEKSAGKLSTFGLSTFHDCRLRESSFSEISFSGTWWQACRFEQEDYFFVRFPSAVFIDTQFTKCRLQKAIFRAATFIRCTFEDCNLADAVFHKARFIETLWIKSDIHQAANLEEVRYD; this is encoded by the coding sequence ATGCAGAAAAATTCAAAAAGAAAAGTACTCATCCACGAGACTCTTCCCGGCAGGGATTTGAAAAGGGAAGATATGTCCGGCAGGTGCCTGATCGACAGCACTGTTCAGTCAATTAAGCTACTGGATGGACGTAGCCGTTTTATCAGAGCCCGGAATACCCGCTTTCAGAATATAGCAATCGATCAAACCCTTTGTGATAGAGGCTATTACCAGGAGTGTAATTGGGGAAATTTACAGATCCAGGATTCCTTTATTACTGAGAACCATTTTTCAGGATGCAGGTTTGAGAAATCCGCAGGAAAATTAAGCACCTTCGGTTTATCTACATTCCACGACTGCAGGCTCAGAGAATCCAGTTTTAGTGAAATTTCCTTTAGCGGTACCTGGTGGCAAGCCTGCCGGTTTGAACAGGAAGACTACTTCTTTGTCCGCTTTCCATCTGCCGTTTTCATTGATACTCAGTTTACAAAGTGCCGTTTGCAAAAAGCTATTTTCAGGGCGGCAACTTTTATTCGCTGTACTTTTGAGGACTGCAACCTTGCCGACGCGGTATTTCATAAGGCCCGGTTTATTGAAACCCTGTGGATTAAAAGCGACATCCATCAGGCAGCCAATCTGGAAGAGGTCCGTTATGATTAA
- a CDS encoding aldo/keto reductase family protein, giving the protein MATENSNKYPSFIYGTAWKEDATADLVERAVTAGFSAIDTANQPRHYQEQLVGDALLKLADKGINRKGLFLQSKFTPVGGHDHRIPYDPSANLTIQVKQSIESTFKNLHTDYLDSYLLHGPYSQTILGNEDWEVWSAIEDFYKTGKVKYIGISNVNIVQLELLTEKAEVKPMVVQNRCFANRGWDSEVREFCKTNRILYEGFSLLTANPFVLRNPEVQSISRKLGKTPEQVVFRFSIQAGITPLTGTSSEQHMKEDLQTMDFELKEEDVKLIETITG; this is encoded by the coding sequence ATGGCTACTGAAAACAGCAACAAATACCCTTCATTTATCTATGGTACCGCATGGAAAGAAGACGCCACAGCAGATCTTGTCGAAAGGGCGGTTACTGCAGGGTTTTCTGCCATTGATACCGCTAATCAACCCAGACATTATCAGGAACAACTTGTGGGTGATGCATTATTGAAATTAGCTGATAAAGGGATTAACCGTAAGGGTTTGTTTCTCCAGTCAAAATTTACCCCGGTTGGCGGACATGACCACAGAATCCCTTATGACCCTTCTGCAAACCTTACCATACAAGTGAAACAATCTATTGAAAGCACATTCAAAAACCTGCATACCGATTATCTGGATTCTTATCTCCTGCATGGCCCATACTCTCAAACAATCCTGGGAAATGAGGACTGGGAGGTTTGGAGTGCCATTGAAGATTTCTACAAAACCGGAAAAGTAAAATACATTGGTATCAGTAATGTAAATATTGTACAGTTGGAGCTCTTGACTGAAAAAGCGGAAGTCAAACCTATGGTAGTTCAGAACAGATGCTTTGCGAATCGGGGATGGGACTCGGAAGTCAGGGAATTTTGCAAAACAAACCGAATTCTGTATGAAGGCTTTTCGCTATTAACTGCAAACCCCTTTGTTCTTCGGAATCCTGAAGTTCAGTCAATTTCCAGAAAATTGGGGAAAACCCCGGAACAGGTAGTCTTCCGATTTTCCATACAGGCAGGAATAACGCCCCTTACAGGCACAAGCAGTGAGCAACACATGAAAGAAGACCTTCAGACAATGGACTTTGAACTCAAGGAAGAGGATGTAAAATTAATAGAAACTATTACCGGCTAG
- a CDS encoding precorrin-2 dehydrogenase/sirohydrochlorin ferrochelatase family protein, producing MSKYYPIHLDVRGKKCVIIGGGKVAYRKACKLKESGADVVVISPEVCSEMAGEEGLILIKKEYEKGIIDGALLVIAATDNEAVNKKVTLDAEKRGIMINVVDYPERCSFVVPSTIERGDLCISISTGGASPAVAKRIREELEAVFGKEYEEYLDLLTKMRSLAMSTVEDGAKRRKILQRLAKKDIFDMVKDQGVESVEVKMRGIISG from the coding sequence ATGTCAAAATATTATCCAATACATCTGGATGTTAGAGGTAAAAAATGCGTAATTATCGGTGGCGGGAAGGTCGCGTACCGTAAAGCGTGTAAATTAAAAGAGTCTGGTGCTGACGTTGTAGTGATCAGTCCCGAAGTCTGTTCTGAAATGGCTGGCGAAGAAGGGCTTATTCTGATTAAGAAAGAGTATGAAAAGGGTATTATAGATGGTGCTTTGCTGGTTATTGCCGCAACGGATAATGAGGCAGTTAATAAAAAAGTAACGCTGGATGCAGAGAAGAGGGGCATAATGATAAATGTGGTTGATTATCCTGAACGCTGCTCTTTTGTTGTTCCTTCAACAATAGAAAGGGGAGATCTCTGTATAAGTATTTCAACCGGAGGTGCAAGCCCTGCTGTTGCTAAGAGGATTAGAGAAGAACTGGAGGCGGTCTTTGGAAAAGAGTACGAGGAATACCTGGATTTGTTGACTAAAATGCGAAGCTTAGCTATGTCCACTGTAGAAGATGGTGCAAAACGCAGAAAAATACTCCAGCGTCTGGCTAAAAAAGATATTTTTGATATGGTGAAAGATCAGGGAGTTGAAAGTGTTGAGGTAAAAATGAGAGGAATTATTTCTGGGTAA
- a CDS encoding 4Fe-4S dicluster domain-containing protein, translating to MSEKKSAGRVDLNELKTGGFIKQNQKDLFTVRLRVPGGRLDVDKMAKIAAVAKKYSKMGYCHLSFRQSVEIIGVHIDDFDAAVKELAAFGQPIASCGPRIRVPTACGGNEYNPNGVMDAQKKALEVDEKLFGTNCPHKFKISFSACPIDCARTRGMDLGFQGVVDPNYEDDPCTGCTLCEKACLEGAIISDEDGKPVFDREKCVFCGDCIKACPTDAWTPKRKGWAVRAGGKHGRHPRKADNIMLFLPDEKVLDFISKTVEWYNANGKRGERIGTTFDRVGVEKYKEEVAHSFIEN from the coding sequence ATGTCTGAGAAGAAGAGTGCGGGAAGAGTTGATTTAAATGAATTGAAAACCGGTGGCTTTATTAAGCAGAACCAGAAAGACCTGTTTACCGTCCGTTTAAGAGTTCCGGGAGGAAGACTGGATGTCGATAAGATGGCCAAGATTGCGGCAGTTGCTAAAAAATATAGCAAAATGGGTTACTGTCACCTTAGCTTCAGGCAGTCGGTTGAAATAATTGGTGTGCATATAGATGATTTTGATGCCGCGGTAAAAGAGCTGGCCGCATTCGGCCAGCCAATAGCATCTTGTGGTCCCAGGATCCGTGTTCCGACAGCTTGTGGCGGCAACGAATATAACCCTAACGGTGTTATGGATGCACAGAAAAAGGCACTTGAGGTAGATGAAAAGCTTTTTGGTACAAACTGCCCCCATAAATTCAAAATCTCATTTTCGGCATGTCCGATCGACTGTGCCAGAACAAGAGGAATGGATTTAGGGTTTCAAGGCGTTGTAGATCCGAATTATGAGGATGATCCGTGTACGGGTTGTACTCTATGTGAAAAGGCGTGTCTGGAAGGAGCGATAATTTCGGATGAAGATGGAAAGCCGGTTTTTGATAGAGAAAAATGTGTATTTTGTGGCGATTGCATAAAGGCGTGTCCTACTGATGCGTGGACTCCAAAACGAAAAGGATGGGCCGTTCGCGCAGGAGGAAAACATGGAAGGCATCCAAGAAAGGCAGATAATATTATGCTGTTCCTGCCGGATGAAAAGGTGTTGGATTTTATCAGCAAGACGGTAGAGTGGTATAACGCGAATGGTAAAAGAGGGGAGAGGATCGGGACAACTTTTGACCGTGTCGGGGTAGAAAAATACAAAGAAGAAGTTGCGCATTCTTTTATCGAAAACTAA
- a CDS encoding DsrE/DsrF/DrsH-like family protein: MKEKKFILFLHTGNYEKLYQAVMLAITAASMGSKVYIFLFFWALKKFATDKIDVIDFPEGMSDEDRHLLASVPQGQSDMLKGLLSEVGQMGNLEIYACSGAVKLMGLDEELVKSKVDDILGLPTMLKMTEGAETQLFI, encoded by the coding sequence ATGAAAGAGAAAAAATTTATACTATTTCTGCATACTGGCAATTATGAAAAGCTATATCAGGCGGTGATGCTCGCTATAACTGCCGCTTCTATGGGGAGTAAAGTTTACATCTTTTTATTCTTCTGGGCTTTAAAGAAATTTGCGACAGATAAGATAGATGTTATCGATTTTCCTGAAGGGATGAGTGATGAAGACAGGCATCTGTTAGCGTCTGTACCGCAGGGACAGTCAGATATGCTGAAAGGGTTATTGAGTGAAGTTGGCCAGATGGGGAATCTGGAAATTTATGCATGCAGCGGTGCAGTAAAATTAATGGGATTGGACGAAGAGCTGGTAAAAAGCAAGGTCGATGATATTTTAGGATTACCGACGATGCTGAAAATGACTGAAGGCGCTGAAACTCAGTTGTTTATTTAA
- a CDS encoding M67 family metallopeptidase has translation MIHINQHLVNRMLKEAKTAYPHECCGLLVGTIRDSEKTVHEVYPVENKNKVRAADRYEIDPIEFDRIDREATKKGWNITGIYHSHPDHPAEPSAFDKECACVWTEYSYIIISVKDGVDDELRCWRFDSVKQDIEEVEVKINRRDFIIGMSFIAFSFVVYFSLFLIPLFPLSKKSMVGAATIGYLFNWCLTGIGVFFAGKEGYALLMEKFLKGFFRKMIGKKEK, from the coding sequence GTGATTCATATTAATCAGCATTTAGTCAACAGGATGCTAAAAGAGGCAAAAACTGCCTACCCTCATGAATGTTGCGGTTTGCTTGTTGGTACAATTAGAGATTCCGAGAAAACAGTACATGAGGTTTATCCGGTTGAAAATAAGAATAAGGTAAGGGCCGCTGATCGGTATGAAATAGACCCTATAGAGTTTGATAGAATAGATCGGGAAGCTACAAAAAAAGGATGGAATATAACGGGTATCTATCATTCGCATCCTGATCACCCGGCTGAGCCTTCTGCGTTTGATAAAGAATGTGCGTGTGTATGGACTGAGTATTCATATATTATCATATCCGTTAAGGACGGTGTGGATGACGAATTGAGGTGTTGGCGCTTTGATTCCGTAAAGCAGGATATTGAAGAGGTAGAGGTGAAGATAAACAGGCGCGACTTTATCATAGGCATGTCGTTTATCGCATTCAGCTTTGTCGTTTATTTCAGTTTGTTCCTCATTCCGCTTTTTCCTTTATCAAAGAAATCAATGGTAGGCGCCGCAACTATAGGCTATCTGTTTAACTGGTGTTTGACCGGGATAGGTGTGTTTTTTGCAGGTAAAGAAGGCTATGCGCTTTTGATGGAAAAATTTTTAAAAGGTTTTTTTAGAAAAATGATAGGTAAAAAAGAAAAATGA
- a CDS encoding sulfurtransferase TusA family protein, which translates to MSETDADEKIDLRGVLCPINFVKTKLKLEMMEGGQILEIALDDGEPMRNVPRSVKEEGHKVVKVEKVDDGYKIFVEKST; encoded by the coding sequence ATGAGTGAAACCGATGCAGATGAAAAAATTGATTTAAGAGGGGTTCTTTGCCCGATTAATTTTGTTAAGACAAAATTAAAGCTGGAGATGATGGAAGGTGGACAAATTCTGGAAATAGCCCTGGATGATGGAGAGCCGATGAGAAACGTCCCGCGAAGTGTAAAAGAGGAGGGACACAAGGTTGTGAAGGTTGAGAAGGTCGATGACGGATACAAGATATTTGTAGAAAAAAGCACTTAA
- a CDS encoding ubiquinol-cytochrome c reductase iron-sulfur subunit, translated as MASDVKEKEASRGNLYTSKRDFFTLAGWAAFLVTGLVYTLKLFGPKNIGGFFFPTVLFEPSPVFSVGLPMDYAPGTVTTLKARKVFIIREGNSFKAISVICQHLGCAVHWTKDKNIFECPCHGSKYYKNGVNFAGPAPRPLFHYEVSLSDEGKLVVNTEKIVPINTELVV; from the coding sequence ATGGCTAGTGATGTAAAAGAAAAAGAAGCTTCCCGTGGTAATTTGTATACGTCCAAGAGAGATTTTTTTACCTTGGCAGGCTGGGCAGCGTTTCTGGTAACCGGGCTTGTTTACACTTTGAAATTGTTTGGGCCAAAAAACATCGGTGGGTTTTTCTTTCCCACGGTTCTTTTTGAGCCTTCTCCTGTCTTTTCTGTCGGGTTACCGATGGACTATGCACCAGGTACGGTAACAACGCTGAAGGCAAGGAAGGTTTTTATCATTCGAGAAGGCAACAGTTTTAAGGCGATATCGGTAATATGTCAGCACCTTGGTTGTGCGGTGCATTGGACAAAGGATAAGAATATATTCGAATGTCCGTGTCACGGAAGTAAATACTATAAAAACGGAGTAAATTTTGCCGGACCGGCACCCAGGCCGTTATTCCATTATGAGGTTAGCCTTTCTGATGAAGGCAAGTTGGTTGTAAATACAGAGAAAATAGTACCTATAAATACTGAGTTGGTTGTTTAA
- a CDS encoding FAD-dependent oxidoreductase — MSQTEDSGQGTRVSLELDWLKENIRCQHRCPAHMDIPGYIRLISQGKYEDSYKLMLETNPFPTVCGYVCPRPCESKCKRGDFDKPVSIDNLKRFVTDYIYKNRIKVPAPRIEKRAEKIAVIGAGPAGLTAANDLAGMGYQVTVFEKESRVGGMMMWAIPSYRLPREQIMFDVSNIEARGVEIKLNTHFASPDMTISGLLEGGYKAVFIAVGAQRGRKLEVSGEEGTEGVMDCLDFLKDVSAGDLKSPGKTVAVIGGGNSAVDAARTAKRITPDVHIVYRRTRNEMPALKHEIEEAELEGISFHYLVAPVKVLVENGKAKGLECVKMELGEPDSSGRRRPQPIPDSEFVIDTDCIITALSQEADLEFLGDDSGLEATKWGTLVVDDGLKTGIEGVFAGGDVAMGPSTIIECIAQGHLASKSIDCYIRGEGFEETKDKAWVTLIEGDYIQERESNFDSTPREEMATIPKSRRGSFDLVELGFMESQARLEADRCLKCDLSINVVADDCILCGRCSSVCPVDALEQVDADTGGDHKPHVSKDGVVIRHTDMCIRCGNCKDCPVDAINMKRVFWEPNEEINKSHKAQVVSSD; from the coding sequence ATGAGTCAGACAGAAGATTCTGGGCAGGGGACACGAGTTTCCCTTGAATTAGATTGGTTAAAAGAAAATATACGTTGTCAACATCGCTGTCCGGCACATATGGATATTCCTGGTTACATACGCCTGATAAGTCAGGGTAAGTACGAGGACTCCTACAAATTAATGCTGGAAACTAACCCCTTTCCCACCGTTTGTGGATATGTTTGTCCGCGCCCCTGTGAGTCTAAGTGTAAACGTGGTGATTTTGACAAACCGGTATCAATAGATAACCTGAAAAGGTTTGTTACGGATTATATATATAAAAACAGGATTAAAGTTCCTGCCCCCAGGATAGAAAAGAGAGCTGAAAAAATTGCTGTTATCGGTGCGGGTCCTGCCGGATTAACAGCAGCAAATGACCTTGCCGGGATGGGTTATCAGGTGACTGTTTTTGAAAAAGAGTCCAGGGTTGGGGGGATGATGATGTGGGCAATACCATCTTACAGGCTTCCGCGTGAGCAGATAATGTTTGATGTGAGCAATATAGAGGCCAGGGGAGTTGAGATTAAGTTAAATACGCATTTTGCAAGTCCCGATATGACGATATCAGGTCTTCTGGAAGGTGGATATAAAGCTGTTTTTATAGCTGTTGGTGCACAGAGAGGGCGGAAGCTTGAGGTTTCCGGAGAAGAGGGTACAGAGGGGGTCATGGATTGTCTTGATTTTCTAAAGGATGTGAGTGCTGGTGATTTGAAAAGCCCGGGTAAAACAGTAGCAGTGATTGGGGGTGGTAACTCAGCGGTGGATGCTGCGAGAACGGCTAAAAGGATAACGCCTGATGTTCACATCGTTTACAGAAGGACTAGAAATGAGATGCCGGCTCTTAAACATGAGATTGAAGAAGCGGAGCTTGAAGGCATCAGCTTTCATTATCTGGTGGCTCCTGTGAAAGTTCTTGTTGAAAATGGAAAGGCTAAGGGGCTTGAATGTGTAAAAATGGAATTGGGAGAGCCTGACAGTAGTGGGAGGCGAAGGCCTCAACCTATTCCTGATTCAGAATTTGTAATTGATACAGATTGTATAATAACGGCGCTTAGTCAAGAGGCAGATCTCGAATTTCTAGGTGATGACAGTGGGTTAGAGGCGACCAAATGGGGAACCCTTGTAGTGGATGATGGTCTGAAGACCGGTATAGAAGGTGTATTTGCGGGTGGTGATGTAGCTATGGGGCCAAGTACTATTATCGAATGTATTGCTCAGGGGCATCTGGCGTCTAAATCAATCGATTGTTACATAAGAGGAGAGGGCTTTGAGGAGACCAAAGATAAAGCCTGGGTTACTCTTATAGAAGGAGATTATATCCAGGAGAGGGAAAGTAATTTTGATAGTACGCCTCGCGAAGAAATGGCGACCATACCTAAGTCCAGAAGAGGTTCATTTGACCTGGTTGAGCTTGGCTTCATGGAATCGCAAGCCAGGTTAGAGGCTGATCGGTGCTTGAAGTGTGATCTGAGTATCAACGTTGTGGCTGATGATTGCATACTTTGTGGCAGGTGCAGTAGTGTTTGTCCTGTTGATGCACTGGAACAGGTTGATGCAGATACGGGAGGTGATCATAAGCCACATGTTAGTAAAGACGGGGTTGTGATAAGGCATACAGATATGTGTATCAGATGTGGAAATTGCAAAGATTGTCCGGTGGATGCAATTAATATGAAGCGTGTATTCTGGGAGCCTAATGAAGAAATTAATAAATCGCATAAAGCACAAGTAGTGAGTAGTGATTAG
- a CDS encoding cytochrome b N-terminal domain-containing protein, producing the protein MNLILFLIRKLTETEVWKSVFRHGYKDTPRNRALQTISNVWLHLHPVKVPKHAVKIRYTWCLGGLTFFIFLYLTVTGVLLMFYYVPDVNRAYADMIDLMYVVPLGRLLRTSHRWAGHAMVITVCFHMLRVFLTGSYKAPRQFNWVLGVLLLVLTFLLSFTGYLLPWDQLGYWAIMVGTNMGAATPVMGYQGPFADLLGVKINNDVRFALLGGTQIDAPSLLRAYVWHCIGIPIIAGALMILHFWRVRKDGGISGPL; encoded by the coding sequence ATGAATTTAATCTTATTTTTGATCAGGAAGCTTACAGAAACTGAGGTATGGAAATCTGTATTTCGCCATGGTTATAAGGATACCCCCAGGAACAGGGCGCTTCAGACTATAAGTAATGTATGGTTGCATTTGCATCCTGTAAAGGTTCCAAAGCACGCTGTTAAGATTCGGTATACATGGTGTCTTGGCGGGCTGACATTCTTTATTTTCCTTTATTTAACAGTGACGGGTGTCCTGTTAATGTTTTATTATGTTCCGGATGTTAATCGGGCATATGCAGATATGATTGATCTGATGTATGTTGTCCCTCTGGGGAGGCTCTTGAGAACATCACATCGATGGGCAGGACATGCTATGGTCATAACAGTTTGCTTTCATATGTTGAGGGTGTTTCTTACAGGTTCTTATAAGGCCCCGCGACAATTTAACTGGGTATTAGGTGTACTGTTATTGGTTTTGACCTTTCTGCTTAGTTTTACCGGATACCTGTTGCCATGGGATCAGCTTGGATACTGGGCAATAATGGTTGGAACAAATATGGGCGCTGCAACCCCGGTTATGGGTTATCAGGGTCCTTTTGCTGATCTATTAGGTGTGAAGATTAATAACGATGTTCGTTTTGCTCTCCTGGGTGGTACGCAAATTGATGCTCCGTCATTACTGCGGGCATACGTGTGGCATTGCATAGGAATACCAATAATAGCGGGAGCGTTGATGATCCTACATTTTTGGCGTGTTAGAAAAGACGGTGGTATTTCAGGGCCTCTATAA